Proteins encoded together in one Terriglobus saanensis SP1PR4 window:
- a CDS encoding PadR family transcriptional regulator has protein sequence MAKQIQQRANLLQGTLDMLILRTLLHGAAHGHQIGKHIQHTTQDFLQMQHGSLYPALHRLEERGWVSAKWETAPDRNREFKYYRLTDKGKKQLAVEESQWKQMSEAVARVMWPAAEEA, from the coding sequence ATGGCGAAACAAATACAGCAACGAGCAAATCTGCTCCAGGGCACCCTGGACATGCTGATTCTGCGGACTCTATTGCATGGAGCCGCGCATGGTCACCAGATCGGCAAGCATATTCAGCACACCACCCAGGACTTCCTGCAGATGCAGCACGGCTCGCTCTATCCCGCACTGCATCGTCTGGAGGAGAGAGGTTGGGTCAGCGCCAAATGGGAGACCGCACCGGACCGAAATCGCGAGTTCAAATACTACCGATTGACGGACAAAGGCAAAAAGCAACTGGCGGTCGAAGAGTCGCAGTGGAAGCAGATGTCGGAAGCGGTTGCGCGCGTCATGTGGCCTGCAGCCGAGGAGGCCTGA
- a CDS encoding VOC family protein, translated as MLDHVFLTVSDLERSIAFYTAVLSPLGITKRVDYDGKNGPPGHPDLKGFGANGRIFFWLRPAGAAGVVDSRAAHVGFVANGPSEVDAAYAAAIAAGATDNGAPSARLYYDPRYYAANVFDPDGYSLEFVYKSWQH; from the coding sequence ATGCTGGATCACGTTTTTCTTACGGTGAGTGACCTTGAGCGCTCGATTGCGTTCTACACCGCCGTGCTCTCTCCGCTCGGCATCACCAAACGCGTGGATTATGACGGAAAGAACGGGCCGCCTGGACACCCCGATCTGAAAGGCTTCGGCGCAAACGGGCGCATCTTCTTCTGGCTTCGGCCCGCTGGTGCGGCCGGTGTGGTGGATAGTCGCGCAGCGCACGTCGGTTTTGTAGCCAACGGCCCATCCGAAGTGGATGCAGCCTATGCTGCCGCCATTGCCGCAGGTGCCACGGACAACGGCGCACCGAGCGCCCGGCTCTACTACGATCCCCGCTACTACGCCGCCAACGTCTTCGACCCGGATGGATACAGTCTCGAATTTGTTTACAAGAGCTGGCAGCACTAA
- a CDS encoding Ig-like domain repeat protein, producing MPKHLRLYLFFGILVGLCSCILLSAQNTIHVPADKPTIQAAMDAANNGDTVLVAPGTYHETVNFNGKGITLASTDGVDTTILDGGGTIPLVYIGSVDPNHLATLRGFTIRNGLYAQSVTFMGQNIVVGLNTGGAVMAFAPSVISANKITDNETCGVYVWSGQVTVDSNSILRNAATRTSGIDCRSFGHGIYLFGASPLRDAHGAPYPFDGPTSIRNNTISDNAASGITGVLSAAVTIERNVIQNNQANGISAVVSGSYTVSGNVISGNHGTGFVDSGSKEVVFVNNTVYGNSIQSGSFGLVEPFTEISIRSLGTETIVNNIIVGTSPIPAIGCNVSMTSVLPEIWDHNLIYNGQGPVTAAADPCALDLTRYGNLNVDPQFRAAALADFHLLHTSPAIDAGTDSADGIPAVDIDGTPRPQDSTGKGHPIVDMGAYEAAGLAEVPSTSIVVTPSSSVVGAGTPVTLTAKLTSALGTPTGTVTFFQDGPTVLGEATLNGGQASWTIPTTTPGIHRVYVRYDGQAGFAPGISVYVEYSVFTYQTSLRITASPSATIVLGSPVTFTITSASVDGSIPSPVTLAIDAKQVATLTPDANGISTYTATSLSIGSHTVSAAFAGDSLHGPSRVSLVEEVLLGFPSTISLKSSANPAAAGAAITFTADVAAIKDGPVTPPVGSVVFSEGATTLATETLAPSGASSHAAFTTSSLSLGSHIITATYLPTAVFASSTVSLTQVVSVIVKPDFTLTSPLTLNVVAEHHTSMNFIVTSVNSFSGTVQLSCGNLPVHAVCYFDHGSDVTLAANGTGSVVVDLETSDVKGYKSETQKDPSAPLLAFLFAAACVSSRKRKLPRLLAVVFVAFAALATLNGCSGKLPGYTPPGTYTIQVTGISGSLMHTNAMKLVVGPE from the coding sequence ATGCCGAAACACCTCAGGCTTTATCTATTCTTTGGAATTTTAGTAGGGCTCTGTTCCTGCATTCTCCTTTCCGCTCAAAATACGATCCACGTGCCAGCGGACAAGCCTACGATTCAGGCTGCAATGGATGCCGCAAACAATGGTGACACGGTCCTTGTAGCGCCCGGCACCTATCACGAGACGGTAAACTTCAACGGCAAAGGGATCACTCTCGCAAGTACAGACGGGGTAGACACAACCATCCTCGATGGCGGAGGAACCATACCCTTGGTGTACATCGGGTCTGTCGATCCCAACCATCTTGCGACGCTGCGCGGCTTCACCATTCGGAATGGTCTCTACGCGCAGAGCGTCACGTTCATGGGACAGAACATCGTTGTCGGCCTGAACACCGGCGGGGCTGTAATGGCCTTTGCGCCTTCCGTGATTTCAGCCAATAAGATCACAGATAATGAGACCTGCGGCGTTTACGTTTGGTCTGGGCAAGTGACCGTCGACAGCAACAGCATTTTGCGAAACGCAGCAACCCGCACTTCTGGTATCGATTGTAGAAGCTTTGGACACGGCATTTATCTATTCGGCGCAAGTCCGCTCCGGGACGCCCATGGAGCGCCGTACCCTTTCGATGGACCTACGTCCATTCGCAACAACACAATTTCAGACAATGCTGCCTCTGGAATAACGGGCGTTCTTTCGGCGGCCGTTACGATCGAGCGTAACGTGATCCAAAACAATCAGGCGAACGGGATCTCGGCTGTGGTATCCGGTTCCTACACTGTCTCGGGTAATGTTATTTCCGGAAACCATGGGACCGGCTTTGTCGATTCTGGATCGAAAGAAGTTGTCTTCGTCAATAACACCGTCTACGGAAACTCTATCCAAAGTGGCTCATTTGGTTTAGTAGAACCGTTTACTGAGATATCCATCAGGAGTTTGGGTACTGAGACGATTGTGAACAATATCATCGTTGGGACTTCTCCTATTCCTGCGATTGGTTGTAATGTCTCTATGACTTCCGTCCTTCCGGAGATTTGGGATCACAACCTTATCTATAACGGTCAGGGGCCTGTGACGGCCGCAGCAGATCCCTGCGCGCTCGATCTCACTCGGTACGGCAATCTGAACGTAGACCCGCAGTTCCGCGCGGCTGCCCTTGCCGACTTTCATCTTCTCCATACTTCTCCAGCTATTGATGCAGGCACCGATAGCGCCGACGGGATTCCTGCGGTCGACATCGATGGCACGCCCCGCCCACAGGACAGCACCGGGAAGGGGCACCCCATAGTGGATATGGGTGCCTATGAAGCGGCCGGTTTAGCAGAAGTTCCGTCTACGTCGATTGTCGTCACGCCTTCGTCAAGCGTGGTCGGCGCTGGTACACCCGTTACTCTCACGGCCAAACTGACCTCAGCGCTTGGTACTCCCACAGGTACCGTGACTTTCTTTCAGGATGGACCGACGGTGCTTGGTGAGGCCACGCTCAACGGTGGTCAGGCCAGTTGGACGATTCCCACAACCACACCCGGTATTCACAGGGTTTATGTCCGCTATGACGGACAGGCGGGATTCGCGCCCGGTATCTCTGTGTACGTCGAATACTCCGTTTTCACTTACCAGACATCGCTTCGGATCACTGCATCTCCGTCGGCGACCATTGTCCTTGGCAGCCCCGTCACTTTCACGATAACCTCCGCTTCCGTCGATGGAAGCATACCTTCACCGGTTACATTGGCGATCGATGCAAAGCAGGTAGCCACACTTACGCCGGACGCCAACGGAATCAGTACTTACACCGCAACCTCCCTTTCCATCGGCTCGCATACGGTAAGCGCCGCATTCGCCGGGGACAGCCTTCATGGACCATCCAGAGTCTCTCTTGTCGAAGAAGTCCTGCTCGGCTTTCCCTCGACCATTTCTCTGAAGAGTTCGGCAAATCCCGCGGCGGCCGGAGCCGCCATCACCTTTACCGCCGACGTTGCGGCGATCAAGGATGGACCCGTCACGCCACCTGTTGGTTCTGTGGTCTTCTCCGAAGGCGCGACTACCCTCGCCACGGAGACGCTCGCTCCCAGCGGAGCTTCGAGCCATGCCGCTTTTACGACGTCCAGTCTCTCCCTGGGCAGCCACATTATTACCGCCACGTATTTGCCAACCGCTGTCTTTGCTTCGAGTACGGTCTCTCTCACGCAGGTCGTCAGCGTAATCGTCAAGCCTGACTTCACGCTGACCTCGCCGCTTACTTTGAATGTCGTTGCCGAGCATCATACTTCGATGAACTTCATCGTGACTTCGGTAAACAGCTTCAGTGGAACGGTGCAGCTCTCCTGCGGCAATTTGCCCGTGCATGCTGTCTGCTACTTCGATCACGGGAGCGACGTCACTCTGGCAGCAAACGGTACCGGCTCAGTCGTGGTGGATCTGGAGACCTCGGACGTGAAGGGTTATAAGAGCGAGACGCAAAAAGATCCCAGCGCACCGCTTCTTGCGTTTCTATTTGCCGCAGCATGTGTCTCCTCCAGAAAGCGAAAACTTCCTCGCCTTCTGGCCGTGGTCTTCGTCGCATTTGCAGCCCTCGCTACGTTGAACGGCTGCAGCGGCAAGTTGCCCGGTTACACCCCACCGGGGACGTACACGATTCAGGTCACAGGCATAAGCGGCAGCCTAATGCACACAAATGCAATGAAGCTTGTCGTCGGTCCGGAATAG
- the glpK gene encoding glycerol kinase GlpK, translating into MAKYVLALDQGTTSSRAILFDHDGTIVGTAQHEFKQIFPTGKNGWVEHDAFEILTSQMSAAVEVMGKTGTRPRDVAALGITNQRETVVVWDRETGKPIYNAIVWQDRRTADVCARLVSEGAEETVRAKTGLRLDPYFSGTKVAWILDNVDGARAKADAGKLAFGTVDSWLVWNLTSGARHVTDRTNASRTLLYNIVEDKWDDDLLTLLNVPRSIMPDVVWSSEKLGMVTTTLGLGEIEIAGIAGDQQSALFGQLCVEPGSAKNTYGTGCFLLQHIGYDFKISDQRLLTTLACSVDRKLEYALEGSVFIGGAVVQWLRDQMKFFAKSSDVEAMAATVKNSGGVVFIPAFTGLGAPHWDPYASGTIIGLQRGTERGHIARAAVESIALQVADVQRAMNNDTPVPLKTLRVDGGAASNDMLMQFQADILGVRVERPAVVETTAMGAAYLAGIATGFWSGVEEIRKHQGIGKAFEPKADRAEMDLLIARWQEAVSRSLGWNAPR; encoded by the coding sequence ATGGCGAAGTATGTTTTGGCGCTGGACCAGGGAACTACCAGCTCGCGCGCAATCCTGTTCGATCACGACGGCACGATCGTAGGCACTGCTCAGCACGAGTTCAAGCAGATCTTTCCTACGGGTAAAAACGGCTGGGTGGAGCATGACGCCTTTGAAATTCTCACCTCGCAGATGTCCGCCGCCGTGGAAGTCATGGGCAAAACTGGCACGCGTCCACGCGATGTCGCCGCGCTTGGCATCACCAATCAGCGCGAGACCGTCGTCGTGTGGGACCGCGAAACGGGCAAGCCTATCTACAACGCCATCGTTTGGCAGGACCGCCGCACCGCGGATGTCTGCGCGCGTCTCGTGAGCGAAGGCGCGGAAGAGACGGTCCGCGCAAAGACCGGTCTGCGTCTCGATCCATACTTTTCCGGCACCAAGGTCGCATGGATTCTCGACAACGTGGATGGCGCACGCGCCAAGGCAGACGCGGGCAAGCTCGCCTTCGGCACCGTGGATAGCTGGCTCGTCTGGAACCTCACGAGCGGTGCACGCCATGTGACGGATCGTACGAATGCGTCACGCACGTTGCTCTACAACATTGTGGAAGACAAGTGGGACGACGACCTGCTGACACTGCTCAATGTGCCGCGCAGCATAATGCCGGATGTGGTCTGGTCGAGCGAGAAGCTCGGTATGGTCACGACGACACTCGGTCTCGGCGAGATAGAAATCGCAGGCATCGCGGGCGATCAGCAGAGCGCGCTCTTTGGCCAGCTCTGCGTCGAACCCGGCAGCGCTAAGAACACCTACGGCACGGGCTGCTTCCTTCTCCAGCACATCGGCTACGACTTCAAGATCAGCGACCAGCGCCTGCTCACCACGCTCGCCTGCTCCGTCGATCGCAAACTGGAGTACGCGCTCGAAGGCTCGGTCTTCATCGGCGGCGCGGTGGTGCAGTGGCTACGTGACCAGATGAAGTTCTTCGCGAAATCGAGTGATGTGGAAGCGATGGCTGCAACGGTGAAGAACTCCGGTGGAGTCGTCTTCATTCCCGCGTTCACAGGTCTCGGCGCGCCGCACTGGGACCCTTATGCCAGTGGAACCATCATCGGTCTGCAACGCGGCACAGAGCGAGGACATATTGCACGCGCCGCGGTGGAAAGCATCGCCCTGCAGGTTGCCGATGTGCAGCGTGCCATGAATAACGACACGCCGGTGCCACTGAAGACTCTGCGTGTGGATGGAGGCGCGGCTTCGAACGACATGCTGATGCAGTTTCAGGCAGACATCCTTGGCGTGCGCGTGGAGCGCCCTGCCGTGGTAGAAACCACCGCGATGGGCGCAGCGTATCTTGCAGGAATTGCCACAGGTTTCTGGAGCGGTGTGGAAGAGATTCGCAAACACCAGGGGATCGGAAAGGCCTTTGAACCGAAGGCTGATCGCGCGGAGATGGATTTGCTGATTGCGCGATGGCAGGAGGCTGTCAGCAGGTCGCTTGGTTGGAATGCACCACGATGA
- a CDS encoding glycerol-3-phosphate dehydrogenase/oxidase has protein sequence MKREEMLQRIKARGEKPWDIVVIGGGATGVGVAVDAAVRGYDVLLLEREDFGKGTSSRSTKLVHGGVRYLEQGNVSLVMEALKERGLLRQNAPHLVHDLPFVVPNYSWWEAPFYGIGMKIYDLLAAKYSFGKSKILSREETMERLPNIETAGLRGGVVYHDGQFDDTRLLTHLAMTAADHGATLLNYAAVTSLTLGEDGFIQGVIVEERESGETISIAAKSVVNATGIFTDEVRRMAEPDVKAMVAPSQGIHLVFERSFLRGETAIMVPHTSDGRVMFAIPWHGHTVVGTTDTPIDGPSYEPKPFEQEIEFVLETAGLYLSRKPTRADILSIYVGIRPLVKATETSEKGGQTKTSALSRDHTIHIDGSGLLTIVGGKWTTYRHMAEDCVNHATTLGTLPDVPCGTRDLHIHGYLPDAEATLGEMAVYGSDAAAIEALAVASPELAEKLHTSLPYRKAEVVWAVREEMARTLDDVLARRTRALLLNARAAIEVAEDVAKLMARELGRDGAWIAAQVTEFRAMAAQYLPT, from the coding sequence ATGAAGCGCGAAGAGATGCTACAGCGAATCAAGGCCCGTGGCGAAAAGCCCTGGGACATTGTCGTCATTGGCGGCGGAGCCACCGGCGTAGGCGTGGCCGTCGACGCAGCCGTGCGTGGCTATGACGTCCTTTTGCTCGAGCGCGAAGACTTCGGCAAAGGCACCTCCTCACGCTCCACCAAGCTCGTACACGGAGGCGTGCGTTATCTCGAACAGGGGAATGTTTCGCTCGTGATGGAAGCGCTCAAAGAGCGCGGCCTGCTGCGCCAGAACGCTCCGCATCTCGTACACGATCTGCCCTTCGTCGTGCCGAATTACTCGTGGTGGGAGGCGCCCTTCTACGGCATCGGCATGAAGATCTACGATCTGCTCGCCGCCAAATACAGCTTTGGTAAATCGAAGATCCTCAGCCGCGAAGAGACGATGGAGCGTCTGCCCAACATCGAAACCGCAGGCCTGCGCGGCGGCGTCGTATATCACGATGGCCAATTCGACGACACGCGCCTTCTCACGCATCTTGCGATGACCGCTGCAGACCACGGAGCGACGCTGCTCAACTACGCTGCCGTCACTTCGCTCACTCTAGGAGAAGACGGTTTCATCCAGGGCGTGATCGTTGAAGAGCGCGAGAGCGGCGAAACGATCTCCATCGCGGCAAAGTCTGTCGTCAATGCCACCGGCATCTTCACCGACGAAGTCCGCCGCATGGCCGAACCAGATGTGAAGGCGATGGTCGCGCCCAGCCAGGGCATACATCTCGTCTTTGAACGCAGCTTCCTACGCGGCGAGACTGCGATCATGGTGCCGCACACCAGCGATGGACGCGTGATGTTCGCTATCCCGTGGCATGGACACACCGTCGTAGGCACCACGGACACGCCCATCGACGGCCCCAGTTACGAGCCCAAGCCCTTCGAGCAGGAGATCGAGTTCGTTCTCGAAACCGCTGGCCTTTACCTCAGCCGCAAACCTACGCGCGCGGACATCCTCAGCATCTACGTCGGCATCCGCCCTCTTGTGAAAGCTACGGAGACGAGCGAAAAGGGCGGACAGACCAAGACCTCCGCACTCTCGCGCGATCATACGATCCACATCGACGGAAGCGGCCTGCTCACCATCGTCGGTGGCAAGTGGACGACCTATCGCCACATGGCGGAAGACTGCGTCAACCACGCGACCACGCTCGGTACACTCCCCGACGTTCCCTGCGGCACGCGCGATCTTCACATTCACGGATACCTTCCCGATGCCGAAGCCACACTCGGCGAGATGGCCGTCTACGGCTCCGACGCTGCTGCCATCGAAGCGCTCGCAGTGGCCTCTCCTGAGCTTGCAGAGAAGCTGCACACCTCACTCCCCTATCGCAAGGCCGAAGTCGTATGGGCCGTGCGCGAAGAGATGGCACGAACGCTCGACGATGTACTCGCGCGCCGCACCCGCGCACTTCTACTGAATGCACGCGCTGCCATTGAAGTCGCAGAAGATGTAGCCAAACTGATGGCCCGCGAACTGGGACGGGACGGCGCGTGGATCGCCGCGCAGGTCACGGAGTTTCGTGCGATGGCTGCACAGTATCTGCCTACGTAA